A DNA window from Equus quagga isolate Etosha38 chromosome 21, UCLA_HA_Equagga_1.0, whole genome shotgun sequence contains the following coding sequences:
- the LOC124231493 gene encoding splicing factor U2AF 35 kDa subunit-like protein, with product MQEHYDEFFEEVFTEMEEKYGEVEEMNVCDNLGDHLVGNVYVKFRREEDAEKAVIDLNNRWFNGQPIHAELSPVTDFREACCRQYEMGECTRGGFCNFMHLKPISRELRRELYGRRRKKHRSRSRSRERRSRSRDRGRGGGGGGGGGGGGRERDRRRSRDRERSGRF from the exons ATGCAGGAACACTATGATGAGTTTTTCGAG GAGGTTTTTACAGAAATGGAGGAGAAGTACGGTGAAGTTGAGGAGATGAACGTCTGTGATAACCTTGGCGATCACCTCGTTGGGAATGTGTATGTCAAG TTTCGCCGTGAAGAAGATGCGGAAAAGGCTGTGATTGACTTGAACAACCGCTGGTTTAACGGACAGCCGATCCATGCGGAGCTCTCTCCCGTGACCGACTTCAGAGAAGCCTGCTGCCGCCAGTATGAGATGGG AGAGTGCACACGAGGAGGCTTCTGCAACTTCATGCACCTGAAGCCCATCTCGAGGGAGCTGCGGCGGGAGCTGTACGGGCGCCGGCGCAAGAA GCATAGATCGAGGTCCCGGTCTCGGGAGCGTCGCTCGCGGTCTCGGGACCGTGGTCGcggtggtggcggcggcggcggtggagGCGGTGGGGGACGGGAGCGTGACCGGAGGCGGTCGAGAGATCGTGAAAGATCTGGGCGATTCTGA